The genomic stretch GACGTATCCGGGAGGCAGCGGGACGTATCCGGGGTGCGGGACATAGCCGCCATAGGGCCCGGGAGGAGCGCTGTACAGGCCCGGAGCGGCGCTGGCGCTGGGCTGGCCAGGGGTGCTGTATGGGCTGGGAGGGGCGCTGGGCCGGCCCGCGGCGTTGTATTGGCTGGGCTGGCCGGAGGCGTTGTACTGGTCCGGAGCGGCGCTGGGCTGAGCTGGGACGCCGAGCTGTCCGGGCGGAGCGCTGTATTGGCCGGGAACCCCGTGCTGCCGGGAGGGAGCACCGTACGGGCCGGGAGCGCCGTAGGGGCCGCCGGGAGCGTAGTAAGGGCCGCTGGGAACGCCGTACGGGCTTGGGGTGGCGCTGGGGGAACCCGGGGCGGTGAGGTGCGGGCCGGCGGAGTAGGGAGCGTACGGGTTGGGGGCGTTGTAGGTGGCGGGCGCAACGCCGTACGGGTTCGGGGGTGGGGGAGCACCGTAGGGCGGGGTGCCATGGACAGGCTGGGGCCAGCCCATGGCGTACGCGGGCTGTGGGGTCTTGATCGGGAGCGGGACCACCGGCTCGGCCGGCGGTGGGACGGTGCGGGTGAGGCCGTCAGGGAAGGCGATCTGATAGTTGTGGCCGTCCCAGAAGGCTTGTGGCGCCTGCGGGTCCTTGGCCGTGAAGACCGCTCGGTATTCGAGGATCTCGGCGAGCAGGCGTCGTTCCTCGGCGGCGGCCCGGTCGATGTCGGCCGGTTTGCGGTCGAGGCCGCGGTTCATGCCGTCACGCAGGAGGGCCAGCTGGGTGGAGGCGAACTGGAAGCTCTTCATCGCCTTTTGCCCTGCCTCGCCGGCGACCCGGCGGGCCCACTGGCGGGCCGAGTAGCGGCGGCCCAGGCTGCCCAGCGCGGCCACCTCGGGTGGCGAGAACCAGCCCCTGCTCACATAGAACGGAAGCACCCGCTCGGTGAGGCGGCCCTCCCAGGCGCGCAGCGCGATGGCGAAACCGACCACGGCGAAGAAGAACGGCACCATGAAGCCGAGATAGCCGTACAGCATGATCAGGGGCTGGGTGAGGCTCACCGAGAGCGTGGGCAGCAGGTTGAACGTGCCGTGCAGGATCATCGCGAGCAGCAGGCCGGCGATGGGGGCGAGCCAGCGCACCTTGCGGTCGCCGGAGCGGGCGGCGATGCCCAGGCCGATGCCGGTCATGGCCGAGAACAGCGGGTGGGCGAAGCCGGTGAACAGGATGCGCACGATGAAGATGGCGAAGAGGTTCTGCAGGCCGGTGGCCGGGCCGTACTCCTCGACGCCCGTCGCGTAGCCGTGTTTGCCGAGGTACAGGACGTTTTCCACCATGGCGAAGCCGAGCGCTGACAGGCCGCAGTAGACGATGCCGTCGGTGATGCCGGACCACTCGACGCGGCGCCGCCAGAAGAGCAGGAGCGGGCCGGCCGCCTTCATCAGCTCTTCGATGAACGGGGCGACCAGCACGGCCACCAGGGCGTCGGGCAGGCCGATCTTGTCGAAGAGGACGGCCGCGCCGGTGTTGACGACCAGGGCCACGGCGGTGGCGATCGCGGCGCCCCACGCGAAGCAGAAGGCCAGGTAGCGGATCGGCTCGGGCTCGTAGCGATCGAGCCACAGGAAGCTGGCGACCAGCAGCGGGACGGGCAGGACGGCCGCTGTCAGGCCGACGGCGAGGCTCGTGCCGCCCATGTCCACGCCGAGGAACAGCAGCATGCCGATGGAGCCGGCGGCCAGGAACGCGACCACGCCGGCGATCGGCAGCCAGCGTCGCCAGCCGGTTTTGCGCGTGGCCGCGGGCAGCATCGCCGCCGGGTCGTGGAAAAGCGAAGTGGCGGGGGAAGTGGCAGGCGAGGTGTCGGGTGAGGCTTCGGGCGGGGGCGCCGCCGGGGCGAGCGAACCGGCCTCGACCAGGGTGGGCGCGGGCGGGTCGGGCGTACCACCCGGCGAGACGTCGGCCATGGAAGCCAGCGTAGTCACCCGATCGGGGACGAGCCGCCCCGAGTGGGTCAGAGGTAGAGGCCGGTGCCGTCCGGCTCGACCCGGCTGGCCGCCACGGCGTGGACGTCACGCTCGCGGAGCAGCACATATTCGCGACCGTGGAGCTCGACCTCGGAGCGGTCGTCGGGGTCGAAAAGCACCCGGTCGCCCACCACTATCGAGCGCACGTTCGGCCCGACGCCGACCGCCGTGGCCCACGACAGCCTGCGGCCCATCGAGGCGGTCGCGGGGATGACGATGCCCGCGCTCGACCGGCGCTCGCCCTCGCCGCCGTCCTGCCGGACCAGCACGCGGTCGTGCAGCATCCGGATCGGCAATCCGCTCTCGGTTCGGGTGTCGGTGCTCACGATTGCAGACGGTACGCCGCCCGTCGTGGCGGCCACCGTGGGGGAGCGCCCGGAGACTAGGTTGGAGCGGTGAGCCGGTTGCAGCGAGTCCGGGACAACCTGAAGCGTGCCTATCAGACGGGGCGGGAGTCGGTGCGCCTCGCCCGCGAGGATTCCGGTCCGGAACCGGACAGCGAGGTTGATTTCGCTCCGCCGCCGCCCGAGCCGGACGACGGGCACAACTCGACCACCAGCCGGGACGACGCCGAGGTGCCGCACTCGCTGCGGATCGCCGCGGCCTGGGGCTGGCGGCTCATCGTCGTCGGCCTGGTCGGCTGGGCGCTGTTGCGCTTCATCGGCATCATCAGCGTGGTCGTCATCCCGCTGGCGGTCGCCCTGCTTCTCTCGGCTCTGCTCAGCCCGGCCGTCAGCTGGCTGCGGCGGCTGCGCCTGCCGGCCTCGCTGGCCACCTTCCTCGTGCTGATCTGCGGCCTGGCCGCCGTCGCGGGCACGCTCACCCTGGTCACGAACCAGTTCCTCGACGGCCTGCCGCAGTTGACCCAGAACGCCACCGCGGGTGTCCGGCAGATTCAGGAGTGGGCCAAGACCGGGCCCCTGCACCTCTCGGACGACCAGGTCAACCAGGCCATCGACAACGCGCAGGAGTGGATCAACACGCACAGCGCGTCGCTCACGTCGACCGGCATCGCCACCGCGGCGACGGTGTTCGAGGTGCTCACCGGCATGCTGCTGGTGCTCTTCTCCACGTTCTTCTTCCTGCGCGACGGCCGCAAGATCTGGCGTTTCGTCGTACGCCTGTTCCCCGTGAACGCCCGCTGGTCGATCGCCGACGCCGGTGACGCGTCGTGGGCCACGCTCGGCGCCTACGTCCGCGCCACCGTGCTGGTGGCCTTCATCGACGCCGTCGGCATCGGCATCGCGCTGGTGGTCCTGGACATCCCGTTCCCGTTCCCGCTGGCCGCCCTGGTCTTTCTGGGCGCGTTCATCCCGATCGTCGGCGCGAGCGTGTCGGGGGCGGTCGCCGTGCTGGTGGCGCTGGTCGACCAGGGCTGGGTGATCGCGCTGATCGTGCTGGGCGCGGTGATCCTGGTGCAGCAGGTCGAGGGCCACATCCTGCAGCCGTTGATCATGGGCCGGGCCGTCGCCATCCACCCGCTGGCCGTGATCATCGGCATCGCCTCGGGTGTCGTGCTGGCCGGCATCATCGGCGCGCTGGTCGCCGTGCCGTTGATCGCCGTTCTCAACACCGGCGTCCGCCGCCTGGCCCGCCGCCGCCCCGAGGTCCCGCCGACTGCCGTCGTCGTCAGCGGCGGCGCCGGCAACAGTTGATCACGCCACCTGAGAAAGCTGCCGAGGCAGTCGACAAGCCCGCAGAGGTGGGCGATCAAGCTGCGCCGGCGACGCCGGAAGCTGATCAAGCGGGGCGGGGCTGCCGAATTCGGTTGCCCGGCCGCCGCCCACCCCGCAGAGTCGCGTCGTGAATGCTGATGACGTGATGCGCGTGGTGCGGCTGGCTCTCGTCGAGCTCGAGAAGCTCGGCGCCGACGACTGGCACGCCAAAGCCGGAGATCTCAGCTGGACATGCTGGGAGACCGTCGAGCACATGGCTGACGACCTTTTTGCGTACGCGGTCCAGCTCACCCCGGCGCAGCCGTCGGTGGCCACCCACGTCCCGTACGGCTGGCAGTACCGCCGGGAGGGCGGCCCCGCCCTGACCGTGTTCGTCGAATCGGCCGAGGGCCCCGCCGCTCTGCTCCAGGTCCTCGAGTCGTCGGGCGGCCTGCTGGCTGGAATGGTCGCCACCGCCCCGCCCGACCGGCTGTCGTACCACACTTTCGGCGCGTCCGACCCGAGCGGTTTCGCCGCCATGGGGGTGGTCGAGGTGCTGGTCCACACGTACGACGTGACGGGATGGGAACCGCCTGCCGACCTGTGCGCCGCCGCGCTGACCCGGCTGTTCCCCGAAGCGCCCGCCGACATCGACCCGTGGTCAGCCCTGCGCTGGTCGACCGGCCGAGCCGAGTTGCCCGGTCGTCCCCGCCTCACGTCGTGGAGGTGGGACGGCCGCCCGCGGTGAAGCGGCAACGCAAAGGGCGGGCCTCCCCGGCAAGGAAGGCCCGCCCGAACAGAGCGTGAGCAGAGTGGAGGATCAGGCCGGCGAGACGGCCAGCGCGACCTCGTTGACGCCGACCGTGGCGTCGACGACGGCCTCGCCGTTGCCGCTGCGGGACAGGGCACGCAGTGTCCACGAGCCCGGTGCCGCGAAGAAGCGGAACACGCCCTCGGGCGAGGAGACCACTTCGGCGGTGAACTCGCCGCTGGCGTCGAGCAGCCGCACGTACGCGCCGCCGACCGCCTCACCCTCGGCGTTCTGCACGATGCCGGTCAGCACCGTCTCGCGATTGAGGTCGACCGAGGCCGGGATGGGAGCCGACTGGTCGGGAGCGGCGCAACCGGCCGCGGTGGTGTTCGGAGAAGTCATGGTCACGCCTTCCCGGGTTCGTCGCCGAGGGCGATCGGGACGCCGATGAGCGAGCCGTACTC from Paractinoplanes brasiliensis encodes the following:
- a CDS encoding PrsW family glutamic-type intramembrane protease: MADVSPGGTPDPPAPTLVEAGSLAPAAPPPEASPDTSPATSPATSLFHDPAAMLPAATRKTGWRRWLPIAGVVAFLAAGSIGMLLFLGVDMGGTSLAVGLTAAVLPVPLLVASFLWLDRYEPEPIRYLAFCFAWGAAIATAVALVVNTGAAVLFDKIGLPDALVAVLVAPFIEELMKAAGPLLLFWRRRVEWSGITDGIVYCGLSALGFAMVENVLYLGKHGYATGVEEYGPATGLQNLFAIFIVRILFTGFAHPLFSAMTGIGLGIAARSGDRKVRWLAPIAGLLLAMILHGTFNLLPTLSVSLTQPLIMLYGYLGFMVPFFFAVVGFAIALRAWEGRLTERVLPFYVSRGWFSPPEVAALGSLGRRYSARQWARRVAGEAGQKAMKSFQFASTQLALLRDGMNRGLDRKPADIDRAAAEERRLLAEILEYRAVFTAKDPQAPQAFWDGHNYQIAFPDGLTRTVPPPAEPVVPLPIKTPQPAYAMGWPQPVHGTPPYGAPPPPNPYGVAPATYNAPNPYAPYSAGPHLTAPGSPSATPSPYGVPSGPYYAPGGPYGAPGPYGAPSRQHGVPGQYSAPPGQLGVPAQPSAAPDQYNASGQPSQYNAAGRPSAPPSPYSTPGQPSASAAPGLYSAPPGPYGGYVPHPGYVPLPPGYVPPAPSYGWPQPGQAPHPAQQASHPSYPPQPPYSAPPGYAPAQPGWGTPQGSQPGYAAHPDYAQQPSPGPQPSQNPPPGTPAQTGESSQPGHDTPPAPGAQPDQPVTPTAGEENPPQQP
- a CDS encoding GroES family chaperonin, yielding MLHDRVLVRQDGGEGERRSSAGIVIPATASMGRRLSWATAVGVGPNVRSIVVGDRVLFDPDDRSEVELHGREYVLLRERDVHAVAASRVEPDGTGLYL
- a CDS encoding maleylpyruvate isomerase N-terminal domain-containing protein; translated protein: MNADDVMRVVRLALVELEKLGADDWHAKAGDLSWTCWETVEHMADDLFAYAVQLTPAQPSVATHVPYGWQYRREGGPALTVFVESAEGPAALLQVLESSGGLLAGMVATAPPDRLSYHTFGASDPSGFAAMGVVEVLVHTYDVTGWEPPADLCAAALTRLFPEAPADIDPWSALRWSTGRAELPGRPRLTSWRWDGRPR
- a CDS encoding AI-2E family transporter translates to MQRVRDNLKRAYQTGRESVRLAREDSGPEPDSEVDFAPPPPEPDDGHNSTTSRDDAEVPHSLRIAAAWGWRLIVVGLVGWALLRFIGIISVVVIPLAVALLLSALLSPAVSWLRRLRLPASLATFLVLICGLAAVAGTLTLVTNQFLDGLPQLTQNATAGVRQIQEWAKTGPLHLSDDQVNQAIDNAQEWINTHSASLTSTGIATAATVFEVLTGMLLVLFSTFFFLRDGRKIWRFVVRLFPVNARWSIADAGDASWATLGAYVRATVLVAFIDAVGIGIALVVLDIPFPFPLAALVFLGAFIPIVGASVSGAVAVLVALVDQGWVIALIVLGAVILVQQVEGHILQPLIMGRAVAIHPLAVIIGIASGVVLAGIIGALVAVPLIAVLNTGVRRLARRRPEVPPTAVVVSGGAGNS
- a CDS encoding DUF1416 domain-containing protein; translation: MTSPNTTAAGCAAPDQSAPIPASVDLNRETVLTGIVQNAEGEAVGGAYVRLLDASGEFTAEVVSSPEGVFRFFAAPGSWTLRALSRSGNGEAVVDATVGVNEVALAVSPA